In Bacillus sp. SB49, a single window of DNA contains:
- a CDS encoding RidA family protein, with protein sequence MFKAISTENAPSAIGPYSQAADLGNLVFISGQIPLDPKTMEFVSDEVKEQTAQVMKNIEAILTEAGLSFRNVVKMNIFLDSMDDFTTVNEVYAGFLEEPYPARAAVEVSKLPKGAKVEIEAIAVKS encoded by the coding sequence ATGTTTAAAGCAATTTCGACTGAAAACGCACCAAGTGCCATCGGGCCATACTCCCAGGCTGCCGATCTCGGAAATTTGGTTTTCATTTCTGGACAGATTCCTCTTGATCCAAAAACGATGGAGTTCGTTTCGGACGAGGTGAAAGAACAGACGGCACAAGTAATGAAAAACATCGAGGCTATATTGACAGAAGCCGGACTAAGCTTCCGCAATGTCGTGAAAATGAATATCTTCCTGGATTCCATGGATGATTTCACCACTGTAAATGAAGTATATGCCGGCTTCCTAGAAGAGCCTTATCCCGCGAGGGCAGCTGTGGAAGTCAGCAAGCTTCCAAAAGGTGCAAAAGTCGAAATCGAAGCGATAGCTGT
- a CDS encoding aspartyl-phosphate phosphatase Spo0E family protein: protein MNYKEKLERQIEELRVRMYDIYNQNPNDEELLRVSQELDDLLNRFRGQSLELKEQLT, encoded by the coding sequence ATGAATTACAAAGAAAAACTTGAAAGACAAATTGAAGAATTGAGAGTCCGAATGTATGATATATATAATCAGAATCCCAACGATGAAGAATTGCTTCGAGTATCTCAGGAGCTGGATGATCTTTTGAATAGATTCCGTGGCCAATCACTGGAATTAAAAGAACAACTCACTTAA
- a CDS encoding carbon starvation CstA family protein, with the protein MITFVASIVLLLLGYLIYAKVVERIFGIDDQKATPAYEKNDGFDYMPMSWWKASLIQLLNIAGLGPIFGAVMGALYGPIAFLWIVVGSIFAGAVHDYFSGMLSLRHNGAQFPALVGKYLGKYPKTVINVLSIALMVLVTAAFTAGPAQLMAEVTPLGFLTCIFIIFAYFLAATILPVNKIIGRIYPVFGAILIFMAAAIGIGLFFFDYSVPNLTMQNLHPDELPIWPLLMVTVSCGAISGFHSTQSPILARTLKKESEGRKVFYGAMIAEGVIALIWAAAGMTFFGSTESLQAALASGGPAGVVNEISTTTLGTLGGILAVLGVILLPITTGDTALRSSRMMLMDFVKEVTSKKLDGRWTAALFAIPVAIPAFLLTQMNYNFLWRYVGWSNQVVATVMLWTAAMYLLKNQKFHWICSVPALFMTAVVSSYIFYAPEGFSMSYSTSMVIGSIIWVAVASWFVWQLIRHKSEGKSNALPAKAS; encoded by the coding sequence ATGATTACATTTGTCGCATCCATCGTATTACTATTATTAGGTTATCTCATATATGCAAAGGTGGTAGAACGAATTTTCGGGATTGATGACCAAAAGGCGACACCGGCCTATGAAAAGAACGACGGTTTTGATTACATGCCGATGAGTTGGTGGAAAGCGAGTCTCATACAGCTTTTGAATATCGCTGGGTTAGGCCCTATATTCGGTGCCGTCATGGGGGCGTTATATGGACCGATCGCCTTCTTGTGGATCGTAGTCGGTTCCATATTCGCAGGCGCGGTTCACGACTATTTCTCCGGGATGCTGTCCCTACGTCATAATGGAGCACAATTCCCGGCCCTTGTCGGAAAATATTTGGGTAAATACCCGAAAACGGTCATCAATGTTCTTTCCATCGCTCTGATGGTTCTCGTTACTGCTGCCTTTACTGCAGGTCCGGCACAGCTGATGGCTGAGGTTACACCTCTTGGATTCTTAACGTGTATCTTTATCATATTTGCTTATTTTCTGGCAGCAACCATCCTGCCTGTCAATAAAATCATCGGCAGGATCTATCCAGTGTTCGGGGCTATTCTTATCTTTATGGCGGCTGCTATAGGAATCGGCTTGTTTTTCTTCGACTATTCTGTGCCGAACTTGACGATGCAGAATCTCCATCCAGATGAACTGCCAATCTGGCCGTTGCTGATGGTAACTGTTTCGTGCGGAGCGATTTCAGGATTCCACAGCACCCAGAGTCCGATACTCGCCAGAACATTGAAGAAAGAAAGTGAAGGAAGAAAGGTATTCTATGGAGCTATGATTGCTGAGGGGGTCATTGCTTTGATCTGGGCGGCAGCCGGTATGACCTTCTTCGGCAGTACGGAGTCCCTGCAGGCAGCACTTGCCTCCGGAGGGCCAGCGGGCGTCGTAAACGAAATCAGTACGACAACCCTTGGTACATTAGGAGGAATACTGGCAGTCCTTGGTGTCATCCTGCTCCCGATCACAACAGGAGATACCGCACTGCGCTCTTCGCGGATGATGTTGATGGACTTTGTTAAGGAAGTTACCAGTAAGAAACTGGACGGAAGATGGACAGCAGCTTTGTTTGCAATCCCTGTAGCAATTCCAGCATTCTTATTGACACAGATGAATTATAATTTCCTGTGGCGTTACGTCGGATGGTCCAATCAGGTTGTGGCTACCGTTATGTTATGGACAGCAGCTATGTACTTGCTGAAAAATCAAAAGTTTCATTGGATTTGCAGCGTTCCCGCTTTGTTCATGACAGCTGTTGTAAGTTCTTATATCTTTTATGCTCCGGAAGGTTTCAGCATGTCCTACTCCACTTCCATGGTCATCGGCTCAATCATCTGGGTTGCAGTCGCTTCGTGGTTCGTATGGCAGCTCATCCGTCATAAATCAGAAGGTAAGAGTAATGCACTGCCAGCAAAGGCAAGTTAA
- a CDS encoding ATP-grasp domain-containing protein codes for MSKIYVLHENDEWTDHLTKRLQELNLPYELWHLDEGMLDLTSEPPEGIFYNRISASSHTRNHRYAPEFTEAVLAWLERHGRTVVNGSRALRLEVSKVNQYMALNQAGIEAPATISAVGKDNIIKAAERLGSESFITKHNRAGKGQGVQLFHSVGALKEYLDSAAFEEPVDGITLIQQYIEAPEPYIVRHEFVGGKFLYGVRVDTSDGFELCPADACSIEDAYCPADAPQAAKFEVLENYQPDIIDRYERFLRENDIQVAGIEAIQDRHGWLYTYDVNTNTNYNSEAEEKAGRYGMLELAEYLGRLLHRVPVR; via the coding sequence ATGAGCAAAATTTATGTACTTCACGAGAACGATGAGTGGACCGACCATTTAACCAAACGTCTGCAGGAGTTGAACCTACCGTATGAACTATGGCATTTGGACGAAGGAATGCTTGATTTGACAAGCGAACCGCCGGAAGGGATCTTTTATAATCGGATCAGCGCATCTTCCCATACGAGAAATCATCGATATGCTCCGGAATTTACAGAAGCTGTACTTGCCTGGCTGGAACGTCACGGGAGGACGGTGGTGAACGGAAGCAGGGCCCTCCGTCTGGAAGTCAGTAAAGTCAATCAGTATATGGCATTGAATCAGGCTGGTATCGAAGCACCTGCCACTATATCGGCTGTGGGGAAGGATAATATTATCAAAGCAGCGGAACGCCTCGGATCCGAATCGTTCATCACGAAGCACAACCGTGCAGGAAAAGGGCAGGGGGTTCAACTCTTCCATTCGGTGGGAGCGCTGAAGGAATACCTCGACAGTGCGGCCTTTGAAGAACCAGTTGATGGTATAACATTAATTCAGCAATATATCGAAGCACCTGAACCATATATCGTTCGTCATGAATTCGTCGGCGGCAAGTTTCTGTACGGCGTAAGAGTGGATACGTCTGACGGCTTCGAGCTTTGTCCTGCGGACGCATGTTCGATCGAGGATGCCTATTGTCCGGCGGATGCTCCACAAGCGGCAAAGTTTGAAGTGTTGGAGAACTATCAACCCGACATCATCGACCGTTACGAAAGATTTTTAAGGGAGAATGACATTCAGGTTGCCGGTATTGAAGCAATTCAGGACAGGCATGGATGGTTGTACACCTATGATGTAAATACGAATACGAATTACAATTCGGAGGCGGAAGAGAAAGCGGGAAGATATGGCATGCTCGAACTGGCTGAATACCTTGGCAGGCTGCTCCACAGAGTCCCCGTCCGATGA
- a CDS encoding NAD(P)/FAD-dependent oxidoreductase, giving the protein MKEVVILGGGYGGMHTLHGLLDNIGDDVRITVVDRNPYHSLKTEFYTIAAGTESDRHARVDFPKHEQVRYVFDEIEKIDVTNEQILLKGSENVPYDYLLIGLGCEDNYHGIVGAQEFTESVQTFSKARSAGYAINNLDAYGSVTVVGAGLSGIEVASEVRESRSDLNIRLLDRGETVLKAFDSKIQNYVEKWFKENDVEVIHNANVEYVEKDGVCNNGVCYINDVTVWTAGVRPSYLVRELPFDKDEQEKVIVNDYYQVPSRPNVYVVGDCASSEHSPSAQLAGQQGERVAVVLTAILQGKEPDRPSIVKLKGALGSLGKNDGFGNMLQKPMTGVLPRLAKSGVLWLSKRH; this is encoded by the coding sequence ATGAAAGAAGTCGTTATTTTGGGGGGCGGCTACGGGGGTATGCACACACTGCACGGTCTGCTGGATAACATAGGAGATGATGTGCGCATCACCGTCGTGGACAGAAACCCTTATCATTCTTTAAAAACGGAATTCTATACGATTGCCGCCGGAACCGAATCGGACCGACATGCTCGTGTGGATTTCCCGAAACATGAACAAGTTCGCTACGTGTTTGATGAAATTGAAAAGATTGATGTTACGAATGAGCAGATCTTATTAAAAGGGAGCGAAAATGTTCCCTACGATTATTTACTTATAGGGCTCGGCTGTGAAGACAATTATCACGGCATCGTAGGAGCACAGGAATTCACAGAAAGTGTCCAGACGTTCTCAAAAGCCCGAAGCGCAGGATATGCGATTAATAATTTAGATGCTTATGGCAGCGTAACCGTGGTAGGAGCAGGGTTGAGCGGGATCGAAGTCGCTTCAGAAGTTCGTGAAAGCCGCTCAGACTTAAACATCCGCCTGCTGGATCGTGGGGAAACCGTCTTAAAAGCTTTTGATTCCAAGATTCAAAACTATGTAGAGAAATGGTTTAAAGAGAACGATGTAGAAGTGATTCATAATGCCAATGTGGAATATGTAGAGAAAGACGGCGTCTGTAACAACGGCGTTTGTTATATCAATGATGTAACCGTATGGACGGCAGGCGTACGCCCGAGTTACCTTGTCAGGGAACTGCCTTTTGATAAAGACGAACAGGAGAAAGTCATCGTCAATGACTATTACCAGGTACCTTCCCGTCCCAACGTGTATGTCGTAGGAGACTGCGCATCATCGGAACATTCTCCGAGTGCCCAGTTGGCAGGACAGCAGGGGGAGCGTGTCGCAGTCGTCTTAACAGCGATTCTTCAAGGAAAAGAACCGGACAGACCTTCCATCGTCAAACTCAAAGGAGCCCTTGGTTCTCTTGGTAAAAATGATGGATTCGGAAATATGCTTCAAAAGCCTATGACGGGAGTGCTTCCGCGTCTGGCGAAATCCGGAGTGCTGTGGTTAAGCAAACGTCACTAA